One genomic segment of Ctenopharyngodon idella isolate HZGC_01 chromosome 7, HZGC01, whole genome shotgun sequence includes these proteins:
- the rerglb gene encoding RERG/RAS-like b, producing the protein MNDIKLALLGSEGAGKSAVLVRFLTKRFIGEYASNANSLYHKRLSIDGRQLNLEVFDPCSQSGESRCILEEPVDWADGFVVVYTISDRTSFLNAKNILAQIKESRRETCKGEVPICLVGNKQDLCHSRQVSEEEGRSLAQENKCLFQEVSAAENYLEISNLFTKLIRHVMEQLKLRGDRRRYSGSKSMAKLINNVFGKRRKSV; encoded by the exons ATGAATGACATTAAACTGGCCCTGCTGGGCAGTGAGGGAGCAGGCAAATCTG CGGTTTTGGTGAGATTCTTGACCAAGCGGTTCATAGGAGAATATGCGTCAAATGCCA ACTCCTTATACCATAAAAGGCTCTCCATTGATGGAAGACAGTTGAACTTGGAAGTCTTTGATCCGTGCTCGCAG AGTGGAGAAAGCAGATGTATCCTGGAGGAACCGGTGGATTGGGCTGATGGCTTTGTGGTGGTGTACACCATCAGCGACCGTACGTCCTTCCTAAATGCCAAAAACATCCTGGCGCAGATCAAAGAAAGTCGGCGAGAAACCTGTAAAGG GGAGGTTCCCATCTGCCTGGTGGGTAACAAGCAGGACCTATGCCACAGCCGTCAAGTGAGTGAAGAGGAGGGCCGCTCTCTGGCCCAGGAGAACAAATGCCTCTTCCAGGAGGTGTCGGCGGCTGAGAACTATTTGGAGATCTCCAACCTCTTCACAAAGCTCATCCGGCATGTGATGGAACAGCTTAAGCTTAGAGGTGACCGCAGGCGGTACAGTGGCTCCAAGTCCATGGCCAAGCTCATCAACAATGTCTTTGGCAAGAGGAGAAAGTCTGTTTGA